Proteins encoded by one window of Arabidopsis thaliana chromosome 2, partial sequence:
- the SWA1 gene encoding transducin family protein / WD-40 repeat family protein (SLOW WALKER1 (SWA1); CONTAINS InterPro DOMAIN/s: WD40 repeat 2 (InterPro:IPR019782), WD40 repeat, conserved site (InterPro:IPR019775), WD40 repeat (InterPro:IPR001680), G-protein beta WD-40 repeat, region (InterPro:IPR020472), WD40 repeat-like-containing domain (InterPro:IPR011046), WD40-repeat-containing domain (InterPro:IPR017986), U3 small nucleolar RNA-associated protein 15, C-terminal (InterPro:IPR018983), WD40/YVTN repeat-like-containing domain (InterPro:IPR015943), WD40 repeat, subgroup (InterPro:IPR019781); BEST Arabidopsis thaliana protein match is: Transducin/WD40 repeat-like superfamily protein (TAIR:AT3G49660.1); Has 33528 Blast hits to 20320 proteins in 654 species: Archae - 34; Bacteria - 4945; Metazoa - 12077; Fungi - 7782; Plants - 4404; Viruses - 6; Other Eukaryotes - 4280 (source: NCBI BLink).) yields MEEELRVRLNDHQVSKVFPVKPKSTAKPVSESETPESRYWSSFKNHSTPNLVSSVAALAFSPVHPHSLAVAHSATVSLFSSQSLSSSRRFSFRDVVSSVCFRSDGALFAACDLSGVVQVFDIKERMALRTLRSHSAPARFVKYPVQDKLHLVSGGDDGVVKYWDVAGATVISDLLGHKDYVRCGDCSPVNDSMLVTGSYDHTVKVWDARVHTSNWIAEINHGLPVEDVVYLPSGGLIATAGGNSVKVWDLIGGGKMVCSMESHNKTVTSLRVARMESAESRLVSVALDGYMKVFDYGRAKVTYSMRFPAPLMSLGLSPDGSTRVIGGSNGMVFAGKKKVRDVVGGQKKSLNLWSLISDVDESRRRALRPTYFRYFQRGQSEKPSKDDYLVKEKKGLKLTRHDKLLKKFRHKEALVSVLEEKKPANVVAVMEELVARRKLMKCVSNMEEGELGMLLGFLQRYCTVQRYSGLLMGLTKKVLETRAEDIKGKNEFKGLLRNLKREVNQEIRIQQSLLEIQGVIAPLMRIAGRS; encoded by the coding sequence ATGGAGGAAGAGCTTCGTGTTCGGCTGAATGACCATCAAGTGTCAAAGGTTTTCCCTGTGAAGCCCAAATCAACGGCGAAACCTGTTTCCGAATCGGAGACTCCGGAATCGAGGTACTGGTCCTCCTTCAAAAATCATTCCACACCTAATCTCGTCTCCTCCGTAGCCGCTTTGGCTTTCTCTCCGGTCCACCCTCACTCCTTGGCCGTCGCTCACTCCGCCACCGTCTCCCTCTTTTCCTCGCAGTCGCTTTCCTCCTCCCGCCGTTTCTCCTTCCGCGATGTTGTCTCCTCCGTCTGTTTCCGTTCCGACGGAGCTCTTTTCGCGGCATGCGATCTCTCCGGTGTGGTCCAGGTCTTCGACATCAAGGAACGAATGGCTCTCCGTACTCTCCGCTCCCACAGCGCCCCCGCTCGATTCGTCAAGTATCCAGTTCAGGACAAGCTCCACTTGGTCTCCGGAGGCGACGATGGAGTCGTCAAGTACTGGGATGTCGCCGGAGCAACAGTCATCTCAGATCTGCTAGGCCACAAGGATTATGTCCGCTGCGGTGATTGCTCGCCCGTCAACGATTCAATGTTGGTAACAGGCTCTTACGATCACACGGTGAAGGTGTGGGACGCCAGAGTCCACACGTCCAATTGGATTGCCGAGATCAACCACGGACTCCCAGTGGAGGACGTCGTATACCTGCCTTCCGGTGGATTGATCGCAACCGCTGGTGGCAACAGCGTCAAGGTATGGGATTTGATCGGAGGCGGGAAGATGGTTTGCTCCATGGAGAGTCACAACAAGACCGTCACGTCTCTCCGCGTTGCGAGAATGGAATCGGCTGAGAGTCGACTTGTGAGCGTTGCTTTGGACGGATACATGAAAGTCTTCGATTACGGGAGAGCAAAGGTGACTTACTCTATGAGGTTTCCTGCTCCTCTCATGTCTCTTGGCCTTTCCCCCGATGGTTCCACTCGGGTAATCGGAGGGTCTAATGGCATGGTGTTTGCCGGtaagaagaaggtgagagaTGTTGTTGGAGGACAGaagaaaagtttgaatctCTGGAGTCTGATAAGCGATGTGGATGAGAGTAGGAGAAGGGCACTGAGGCCTACGTATTTCAGGTACTTCCAGAGAGGGCAGAGCGAGAAGCCATCCAAAGATGATTACTTGGTCAAGGAGAAGAAAGGATTGAAGCTGACGAGACACGATAAGCTCTTGAAGAAGTTCAGGCATAAGGAAGCTCTGGTCTCGGtgttggaggagaagaaaccgGCCAATGTTGTGGCAGTGATGGAAGAATTAGTGGCGAGGAGGAAGCTGATGAAGTGCGTGTCGAATATGGAGGAAGGCGAGTTGGGAATGCTGCTAGGCTTCTTACAAAGGTACTGCACTGTGCAGAGGTATTCAGGATTGTTGATGGGATTGACGAAGAAGGTTTTGGAGACGAGAGCTGAAGACATCAAGGGTAAAAACGAGTTTAAAGGGCTTCTCAGGAACTTGAAGAGGGAGGTTAATCAGGAGATTAGGATACAACAGTCTCTTCTAGAGATTCAGGGTGTTATTGCTCCTTTGATGAGAATTGCGGGTAGAAGTTGA
- a CDS encoding Nuclear pore localization protein NPL4 (Nuclear pore localisation protein NPL4; FUNCTIONS IN: molecular_function unknown; INVOLVED IN: biological_process unknown; LOCATED IN: cellular_component unknown; EXPRESSED IN: 23 plant structures; EXPRESSED DURING: 13 growth stages; CONTAINS InterPro DOMAIN/s: NPL4 (InterPro:IPR007717); BEST Arabidopsis thaliana protein match is: NPL4-like protein 1 (TAIR:AT3G63000.1); Has 392 Blast hits to 392 proteins in 178 species: Archae - 0; Bacteria - 0; Metazoa - 132; Fungi - 106; Plants - 67; Viruses - 0; Other Eukaryotes - 87 (source: NCBI BLink).) — protein sequence MMMLRIRSRDGLERVTAEGAHITVSQLKTLIADQLQIPLHKQTLSTNRDLLLAKTPADLLAFTDLTDPNLPLSSLNLGHGSMLYLAYDGERSIPGAPPVTPAGSFGRKMTVDDLIARQMRVTRQETSHCDSVSFDRDAANAFQHYVNESLAFAVKRGGFMYGTVTEEGQVEVDFIYEPPQQGTEANLILMRDADEEKRVDAIAMGLGMRRVGFIFNQTVVQDKTEYTLSNAEVLQAAELHAESELKEWVTAVVKLEVNEDGGADVHFEAFQMSDMCIRLFKEEWFETEIMPDDDPKLSKMKKEVVVGVKDLKEVDNDFFLVLVRILDHQGPLSSTFPIENRSSRATMRALKTHLDRAKSLPLVKKMSDFHLLLFVAQFLDVSSDVPALAECVRLQSPVPEGYALLIESMANTC from the exons atgatgatgctCAGAATCCGAAGCAGAGATGGACTGGAGAGAGTCACAGCGGAGGGAGCTCATATCACTGTTTCCCAGCTCAAAACCTTGATCGCGGATCAGCTTCAGATCCCTCTCCATAAGCAGACCTTATCCACCAATCGTGATCTCCTCCTCGCCAAAACTCCCGCTGATCTACTCGCCTTCACCGACCTCACGGACCCAAACCTCCCCCTCTCCTCTCTCAACCTCGGCCATGGCTCTATGCTCTACCTCGCCTACGATGGCGAGCGCTCCATTCCTGGAGCTCCTCCCGTTACTCCTGCCGGATCCTTCGGGAGGAAGATGACCGTCGATGACTTGATCGCCCGCCAGATGCGCGTCACTCGTCAGGAGACGTCTCACTGCGACTCCGTCTCCTTCGATCGCGATGCCGCCAACGCTTTCCAGCACTACGTCAATGAGTCTCTAGCTTTTGCCGTCAAGCGCGGCGGCTTTATGTACGGCACCGTCACCGAGGAAGGACAGGTGGAAGTTGATTTCATTTACGAGCCGCCCCAGCAAGGCACGGAGGCTAATCTTATTCTGATGAGAGATGCTGATGAAGAGAAGCGCGTGGACGCAATCGCCATGGGCTTGGGGATGAGGAGGGTCGGTTTCATTTTTAACCAGACCGTGGTGCAGGACAAGACTGAATACACTCTGTCCAACGCCGAGGTGCTACAGGCGGCGGAGCTTCACGCCGAGAGCGAGCTGAAGGAGTGGGTCACGGCGGTGGTGAAGCTTGAGGTGAATGAGGATGGTGGCGCCGATGTCCATTTCGAGGCGTTTCAAATGAGTGATATGTGCATCAGGCTGTTCAAGGAAGAGTGGTTCGAGACGGAGATTATGCCGGACGATGATCCAAAGCTCTctaagatgaagaaggaggtGGTTGTTGGTGTGAAGGATCTTAAGGAGGTAGATAACGATTTCTTCCTCGTTCTCGTCAGGATCTTGGATCACCAG GGGCCTCTGTCATCAACATTCCCAATAGAGAACCGGAGCAGTCGAGCAACGATGCGGGCTCTAAAAACACATCTGGACCGGGCAAAGAGCTTGCcgttggtgaagaagatgtcAGATTTTCATCTGCTTCTCTTTGTGGCTCAGTTTCTGGACGTGTCATCGGACGTCCCTGCTTTAGCCGAGTGTGTGCGTCTGCAGTCGCCTGTCCCAGAGGGCTATGCGTTGCTCATCGAATCAATGGCCAACActtgttaa
- the SCC3 gene encoding sister-chromatid cohesion protein 3 (sister-chromatid cohesion protein 3 (SCC3); FUNCTIONS IN: binding; INVOLVED IN: mitosis, attachment of spindle microtubules to kinetochore involved in homologous chromosome segregation, meiotic sister chromatid cohesion, centromeric; LOCATED IN: chromosome, nucleus; EXPRESSED IN: 26 plant structures; EXPRESSED DURING: 13 growth stages; CONTAINS InterPro DOMAIN/s: Armadillo-type fold (InterPro:IPR016024), STAG (InterPro:IPR013721), Stromalin conservative domain (InterPro:IPR020839); Has 568 Blast hits to 559 proteins in 184 species: Archae - 0; Bacteria - 2; Metazoa - 324; Fungi - 134; Plants - 52; Viruses - 0; Other Eukaryotes - 56 (source: NCBI BLink).) — protein MEDSPQGLKRSRDPDQDQDDDSGEAGKADGSGGENQERSSDQIELDDDDFQETRPKPKRSRTHPPQQNLIEVVKGNGDLISKAVKIWVERYEDSPSLATTELLSMLFQACGAKYSIKDDLLDETDVDDVVVSLVNLARAGELEDYQSSRKKELKNFKENLVSFWNNLIIECQNGPLFDRVLFDKCMDYIIALSCTPPRVYRQTATLMGLQLVTSFISVANTLGSQRETTQRQLNAESKKRADGPRVDSLNKRLSVTHEQITTLEDMMRKIFTGLFVHRYRDIDNDIRMSCIQSLGIWILSYPSLFLQDLYLKYLGWTLNDKNAGVRKASLLALQKLYEMDENVPTLGLFTQRFSNRMIEMADDVDMSAAVCAIGLVKQLLRHQLIPDDDLGPLYDLLIDQPQEIRRAIGELVYDHLIAQKFNSSPSSLTGHDDSSSEIHIFRMLQILREFSTDPILCVYVIDDVWEYMKAMKDWKCIISMLLDQNPRTGSTTDEDSTNLIRLLFVSIRKAVGEKIIPSTDNRKQYHSKAQREIFENNRKDITVAMMKNYPQLLRKFMADKAKVSSLVEIIIFMKLELYSLKRQEQSFKAAVRLIKDAFFKHGEKEALRSCVKAITFCASESKGELQDFSRGKLKDLEDELLDKITSAIREVKDGNDEYSLLVNLKRLYELQLSKPVLVESMFDEIALTLHNFRNLDEEVICFLLLNMHMYLAWYLHSIINCEAISEASLSSLISKRDTLFEELSYFLNGIEESKKYGNQLSNRICAILAETWCLFRKSNYDSGKLERLGYCPDSVFLEKFWKLCAEMFNTSDETDEEDENKEYIEETNRDVSVIAACKLVASDVVPKDYLGPEIISHLGMHGPGVTGIIKNLITFLRKKEDDISNIYLESLKRAYHRYSSELSSGREESRVDKCLEEWRELAGGLSGMYIGAARNKYRLEILSVVKEGVEFAFRDAPKQLLFLEVAILPFATRLSVSDIIDIKKDVQGRIVHVNTDEDPSGWRPCFTFLETLEEKCLKNEDLQDDKEAANVRRRGRPRKRPETERKRLFDEQSGSDEDESISGGSDREDKLDEDAPLIETIRSAARRKALKGERSKGH, from the exons ATGGAAGACAGTCCTCAAGGCCTT AAAAGGAGTAGAGATCCGGATCAGGATCAGGATGACGACAGCGGCGAGGCTGGCAAGGCCGACGGAAGCGGCGGAGAGAATCAGGAGCGCAGCAGCGACCAGATTGAGCTCGATGACGACGATTTCCAGGAAACCCGTCCCAAGCCCAAGCGTAGTCGCACCCATCCTCCTCAACAGAATCTCATTG AGGTTGTCAAAGGCAACGGGGATCTTATTTCTAAAGCCGTCAAGATTTGGGTTGAAAGATATGAAGACTCTCCCAGCCTTGCTACCACTGAGCTCTTGTCAATGCTCTTTCAG GCTTGCGGTGCTAAATACTCCATCAAGGATGATCTGCTTGATGAGACTGATGTCGATGATGTTGTCGTTTCCCTTGTTAATCTTGCTAGAGCC GGGGAACTCGAAGATTATCAGAGTTCCAGAAAGAAGGAACTCAAGAACTTCAAAGAAAATCTTGTTTCCTTCTGGAATAATCTCATTATCGAGTGCCAAAACGGACCATTGTTTGATAGAGTCTTGTTCGACAAGTGCATGGACTACATTATCGCACTGTCATG tACTCCACCCAGAGTTTACCGTCAAACTGCCACGCTAATGGGCCTCCAACTAGTCACATCTTTCATTTCTGTTGCAAACACACTCGGTTCACAGCGAGAAACCACCCAAAGACAATTGAATGCTGAAAGCAAGAAGAGAGCTGACGGCCCTCGTGTGGACTCCCTCAACAAAAGGTTGTCTGTTACTCATGAACAGATAACTACACTGGAGGACATGATGCGCAAAATTTTCACTGG GTTGTTTGTACACCGATATCGAGATATTGATAACGATATTCGGATGTCATGCATTCAGTCTCTGGGCATTTGGATTTTGTCTTatccttctcttttcttacAAGATCTGTATTTAAAATATCTTGGATGGACGCTTAATGACAAA AATGCTGGAGTGAGGAAAGCTTCTCTATTGGCATTGCAAAAACTTTATGAAATGGATGAAAACGTCCCCACTCTTGGTCTTTTCACTCAGAGATTTTCCAATCGAATGATCGAGATGGCTGATGATGTTGATATGTCTGCAGCTGTATGTGCTATAGGGCTTGTAAAGCAACTGCTAAG acACCAGCTGATACCTGATGATGACCTAGGCCCTTTGTACGATTTGCTTATTGATCAACCTCAAGAAATCAGACGTGCGATAGGAGAGTTAGTGTATGACCACTTGATCGCACAGAAGTTTAACAGTTCTCCGTCCAGTCTTACAG GTCATGATGATTCTTCCTCTGAGATCCATATCTTCAGAATGTTACAAATATTACGGGAGTTCTCCACAGATCCGATTTTATGTGTATATGTAATTGATGATGTTTGGGAGTACATGAAGGCCATGAAG GACTGGAAGTGTATCATCTCTATGCTTTTGGATCAGAATCCTCGAACTGGGTCTACTACTGACGAGGACTCGACAAACTTGATCAGACTTCTGTTTGTGTCAATCAGAAAGGCTGTCGGGGAGAAGATAATTCCTTCAACGGATAATCGAAAGCAGTATCACAGTAAAGCTCAGCGA gaaatatttgaaaacaacagGAAAGACATAACTGTGGCCATGATGAAGAATTATCCACAGCTTCTACGTAAATTCATGGCTGACAAAGCAAAAGTGTCATCTTTGGTCgagattattatatttatgaaaCTTGAGCTCTATTCTCTTAAAAGACAGGAGCAG AGTTTTAAAGCTGCCGTCCGACTCATAAAGGATGCTTTTTTCAAACACGGGGAGAAGGAAGCACTAAGATCTTGCGTCAAGGCTATAACATTTTGTGCGTCAGAAAGTAAAGGGGAGCTTCAAGATTTTTCACGTGGGAAGCTTAAAGATCTTGAAGATGAGCTTTTAGATAAGATCACTTCTGCAATTAGAGAAGTCAAG GATGGAAATGATGAATACTCCCTCCTAGTAAATCTGAAAAGGTTGTATGAGCTTCAATTGTCAAAGCCTGTGCTTGTTGAGAGCATGTTCGATGAGATTGCTTTGACGCTCCATAATTTCAGAAATTTGGACGAAGAG GTTATCTGTTTCCTGCTTCTGAATATGCACATGTATTTGGCGTGGTATCTGCACTCCATCATAAATTGTGAAGCTATCTCTGAAGCTTCCTTATCTTCCCTTATATCAAAGCGTGATACCCTGTTTGAGGAGCTTTCGTACTTCCTGAATGGAATTGAGGAATCGAAGAAATATGGTAATCAGCTATCGAACAGG ATCTGTGCTATACTCGCCGAAACATGGTGTTTGTTTAGAAAGTCAAATTATGACTCGGGTAAACTTGAAAGATTAGGATACTGTCCCGACAGTGTCTTTCTTGAGAAATTTTGGAAACTCTGTGCAGAAATGTTTAACACTTCAG ATGAGACCGATGAGGAGGATGAAAATAAGGAATACATTGAAGAGACAAACAGAGATGTTTCAGTCATTGCTGCCTGCAAGTTGGTTGCTAGTGATGTGGTTCCAAAG GATTATCTAGGACCAGAGATCATATCGCATCTTGGTATGCATGGACCTGGTGTAACAGGCATCATAAAGAATCTTATTACATTcttaaggaaaaaagaagatgacatCTCTAATATCTATCTCGAATCCTTGAAACGG GCCTATCACCGGTATTCAAGTGAACTTTCTAGTGGCCGTGAAGAATCCAGAGTAGATAAATGTCTTGAAGAGTGGCGGGAGCTTGCAGGTGGGCTCTCAGGAATGTATATCGGGGCTGCGCGCAACAAATACAGATTGGAGATATTGAGTGTGGTGAAGGAAGGTGTTGAGTTTGCTTTTAGGGACGCCCCAAAGCAACTGTTGTTTCTGGAAGTTGCTATCCTTCCATTTGCAACCAGACTCTCAGTGTCTGACATCATTGACAT TAAGAAGGACGTTCAGGGGCGTATAGTGCATGTTAATACAGACGAAGATCCCAGTGGATGGCGTCCTTGCTTCACCTTCTTGGAAACCTTGGAGGAGAAATGCTTGAAAAACGAGGATTTACAAG ACGACAAGGAAGCAGCAAATGTAAGACGCAGGGGACGGCCAAGAAAACGTCCGGAAACAGAGCGAAAGAGACTGTTTGATGAGCAAAGTGGAAGCGATGAGGATGAGTCTATTAGTGGCGGGTCAGACAGAGAAGATAAGCTCGACGAGGACGCTCCTCTAATCGAGACAATTAGATCGGCTGCCAGACGGAAAGCGCTCAAGGGTGAACGGTCCAAGGGACACTGA
- a CDS encoding Pentatricopeptide repeat (PPR) superfamily protein (Pentatricopeptide repeat (PPR) superfamily protein; CONTAINS InterPro DOMAIN/s: Pentatricopeptide repeat (InterPro:IPR002885); BEST Arabidopsis thaliana protein match is: Tetratricopeptide repeat (TPR)-like superfamily protein (TAIR:AT2G30780.1); Has 30201 Blast hits to 17322 proteins in 780 species: Archae - 12; Bacteria - 1396; Metazoa - 17338; Fungi - 3422; Plants - 5037; Viruses - 0; Other Eukaryotes - 2996 (source: NCBI BLink).) has protein sequence MKKRMWRISLISQISDLLCLSRGSSSTLKTLTPFCFTLSRSPFHQSGGDDDASGLKNQLLRFRNDSGKVASVLERNKIQGAAFVELLRQLRPWPVLSQLVFDWRRNKALCDGLPMTADEYAKGITISGRLKNVDLALSLFHESANKTTSVYNALMGAYLCNGLSHHCEQLFLDFNSQQDGPSSSTPSVSTYNILISLYGRLIMVERMESVFLQLQQLNILPDSSTYNNLIAGYIYAWDWDKMEATFHSMKNGLVKPTLATYLLMLRGYANSGNLLRMEDMYQAVKRHVDRNEIKLIESMICAYYRSCHKDRIRKIKTLSKLIPKKSYKPWLYLLLMQVYAKDDNLHAMENFIDQAITKGLQIETDGIMRSIVASYFRCNAVDKLAKFVQRANSAGWKMSRSMFHGLMIMYGSQKRFKEMENVLSEMESFKISRSKKTLCILLRVYAATHGQEHKVNQVAGMMLKHGHDFQRPEASKRVMGK, from the exons ATGAAGAAGCGCATGTGGAGAATCTCACTGATTTCCCAGATATCTGATCTGCTCTGCCTTTCCCGTGGCTCTTCTTCAACCTTGAAGACTCTGACCCCATTCTGCTTTACCCTCTCCAGGTCTCCCTTCCACCAATCCGGGGGCGATGATGATGCTTCGGGATTGAAAAACCAATTGTTGCGCTTCCGTAATGATTCCGGTAAAGTTGCCTCCGTTTTGGAGAGGAACAAAATCCAAGGAGCTGCGTTTGTTGAGCTCCTTAGGCAGTTACGTCCATGGCCCGTTTTGTCCCAACTG GTGTTCGACTGGAGAAGAAACAAGGCACTATGCGATGGGTTGCCTATGACTGCTGATGAATACGCTAAGGGCATTACCATTTCTGGTAGACTGAAGAATGTCGATTTGGCCCTTTCCTTGTTTCACGAGTCTGCAAACAAGACCACCTCCGTCTACAATGCTTTGATGGGTGCTTACCTCTGCAACGGTTTGTCTCATCATTGCGAGCAGCTCTTCCTTGACTTCAATTCTCAACAAGACGGACCCTCCTCTTCTACTCCATCTGTCTCTACTTACAACATCCTCATTTCTCTTTATGGCCGTTTGATTATGGTTGAGCGGATGGAATCAGTATTCCTACAGCTTCAACAACTCAATATCCTTCCCGATTCCAGCACCTACAACAACTTGATTGCTGGGTACATCTATGCTTGGGATTGGGATAAGATGGAAGCAACTTTCCACTCCATGAAGAACGGCCTTGTTAAGCCTACGCTTGCCACCTATTTGCTGATGCTCAGAGGGTATGCAAACTCGGGAAATCTGCTACGGATGGAGGACATGTATCAAGCCGTCAAGCGTCACGTTGACAGGAATGAGATTAAGTTAATCGAGTCCATGATTTGCGCATACTACAGGAGTTGTCACAAGGATAGGATCAGAAAAATCAAGACTTTATCCAAACTTATCCCCAAGAAAAGTTACAAGCCTTGGTTGTATTTGCTCTTGATGCAGGTCTATGCTAAGGATGATAATCTACATGCCATGGAGAATTTCATAGACCAGGCTATTACAAAAGGACTCCAGATAGAGACAGATGGTATTATGAGATCAATAGTGGCTAGTTACTTCAGGTGCAATGCGGTTGATAAGCTTGCCAAATTCGTGCAGCGTGCAAACTCTGCTGGATGGAAAATGAGCAGGTCTATGTTCCATGGCTTAATGATCATGTATGGATCTCAAAAGCGTTTTAAAGAGATGGAAAACGTCCTCTCTGAAATGGAAAGCTTTAAAATAAGCCGGTCCAAGAAGACGCTTTGTATTCTGCTTAGAGTATACGCAGCAACGCATGGACAGGAGCATAAGGTTAATCAAGTCGCAGGAATGATGTTAAAGCATGGACATGATTTCCAACGACCTGAAGCGAGTAAAAGAGTTATGGGAAAATAG
- a CDS encoding Nuclear pore localization protein NPL4 (Nuclear pore localisation protein NPL4; FUNCTIONS IN: molecular_function unknown; INVOLVED IN: biological_process unknown; LOCATED IN: cellular_component unknown; EXPRESSED IN: 23 plant structures; EXPRESSED DURING: 13 growth stages; CONTAINS InterPro DOMAIN/s: NPL4 (InterPro:IPR007717); BEST Arabidopsis thaliana protein match is: NPL4-like protein 1 (TAIR:AT3G63000.1); Has 35333 Blast hits to 34131 proteins in 2444 species: Archae - 798; Bacteria - 22429; Metazoa - 974; Fungi - 991; Plants - 531; Viruses - 0; Other Eukaryotes - 9610 (source: NCBI BLink).), protein MMMLRIRSRDGLERVTAEGAHITVSQLKTLIADQLQIPLHKQTLSTNRDLLLAKTPADLLAFTDLTDPNLPLSSLNLGHGSMLYLAYDGERSIPGAPPVTPAGSFGRKMTVDDLIARQMRVTRQETSHCDSVSFDRDAANAFQHYVNESLAFAVKRGGFMYGTVTEEGQVEVDFIYEPPQQGTEANLILMRDADEEKRVDAIAMGLGMRRVGFIFNQTVVQDKTEYTLSNAEVLQAAELHAESELKEWVTAVVKLEVNEDGGADVHFEAFQMSDMCIRLFKEEWFETEIMPDDDPKLSKMKKEVVVGVKDLKEVDNDFFLVLVRILDHQVRVFLSTLPLHQSSLFFVLMLCLGK, encoded by the coding sequence atgatgatgctCAGAATCCGAAGCAGAGATGGACTGGAGAGAGTCACAGCGGAGGGAGCTCATATCACTGTTTCCCAGCTCAAAACCTTGATCGCGGATCAGCTTCAGATCCCTCTCCATAAGCAGACCTTATCCACCAATCGTGATCTCCTCCTCGCCAAAACTCCCGCTGATCTACTCGCCTTCACCGACCTCACGGACCCAAACCTCCCCCTCTCCTCTCTCAACCTCGGCCATGGCTCTATGCTCTACCTCGCCTACGATGGCGAGCGCTCCATTCCTGGAGCTCCTCCCGTTACTCCTGCCGGATCCTTCGGGAGGAAGATGACCGTCGATGACTTGATCGCCCGCCAGATGCGCGTCACTCGTCAGGAGACGTCTCACTGCGACTCCGTCTCCTTCGATCGCGATGCCGCCAACGCTTTCCAGCACTACGTCAATGAGTCTCTAGCTTTTGCCGTCAAGCGCGGCGGCTTTATGTACGGCACCGTCACCGAGGAAGGACAGGTGGAAGTTGATTTCATTTACGAGCCGCCCCAGCAAGGCACGGAGGCTAATCTTATTCTGATGAGAGATGCTGATGAAGAGAAGCGCGTGGACGCAATCGCCATGGGCTTGGGGATGAGGAGGGTCGGTTTCATTTTTAACCAGACCGTGGTGCAGGACAAGACTGAATACACTCTGTCCAACGCCGAGGTGCTACAGGCGGCGGAGCTTCACGCCGAGAGCGAGCTGAAGGAGTGGGTCACGGCGGTGGTGAAGCTTGAGGTGAATGAGGATGGTGGCGCCGATGTCCATTTCGAGGCGTTTCAAATGAGTGATATGTGCATCAGGCTGTTCAAGGAAGAGTGGTTCGAGACGGAGATTATGCCGGACGATGATCCAAAGCTCTctaagatgaagaaggaggtGGTTGTTGGTGTGAAGGATCTTAAGGAGGTAGATAACGATTTCTTCCTCGTTCTCGTCAGGATCTTGGATCACCAGGTTCGTGTTTTTCTCTCTACCCTTCCTTTGCATCAATCATCATTGTTCTTTGTACTAATGCTCTGCTTGGGCAAATAA